Part of the Osmerus eperlanus chromosome 22, fOsmEpe2.1, whole genome shotgun sequence genome, TTTGACTGCATCTATCGTTTCTACGTTTTCAGACGCTCGTTCCAACTGTATAGAACTGGACTCATTTGACTTTGTGTCGAAAAATGCAGCTCGTTCAGTAAGTGCAGTTTTTGAACCACTTATATTCGTACTCACCAGAACTAAACATGTAGTCGTGCGCGAGGCCTCCATCCATCCCAGAGAGCTTGGGCCGTTTCCGCGTCGGCGGCAGAGGGGACGAGGGCGACCCTTTGGGCGTGGCGCCTTGTCCCGCGGGCGACGAACCCGAGGGCCGTTTCACCGACGACTTCGTGGGCGTGTGCTGGTTCGGGGCGTCCTGCTTCCCGCCACTGCCTATCGGCTTGAGGTCCTCGGCGTCCATGATCTGGTGCAGGAGCTCTATGGGCCCGCCCCTGGTCTCCGTGTTCTCCGTGACGCCAAACTGGCGCAGGTGGGCACGGGCGTGGCTGGCGAGGCCCTTGCGCGTCTCGTACCAGGCGCCGCACAGCTGGCACACGTGCACCTCGTCGTTGCTGTTCATGGCTGCGGTACGGAgtaagggggtggtgggggggggggggggggggggtaagaacATTTGTTGTCAGGCTAGGGTCTTTCATACATATGTAAACAGAGGTGTAATGGAAGGACGTACGTACTGTACAGCACTGTGCAACCGTCTTAGGCGCCAAATATTTCCTTCGGGAATATTCTCATCAGTAttcattttttttgtcttttgtatTTGTGCGGCGGTGTAAAGTGTCATTTTTGTCTTTTCACTTCATTATTTCTCAAAGCATTTTTTCATGTGTATTTGTGcccaagacttttgcacagtactgtgtgTACTATATAGTATGTACAAACTGATATGTACAAGTTAGTTATTTATGTAACTCGTATTATATATGTGCCACTGAGTGACAACAGGGCTTCAACAATTTAGACACGAACCAAACACTATTCCCAGGAGAACGGAGAGGACCCCTATGTGGTTGTGGCTGTGACTTACCCAAGGTGAGGGGCGCGTCGGTCTCCTGTGGAGCCCAGAGTGGCTTGGCAGAGGGAGTGGACGTCCTAGGGACCGTGATTTTGGCTTCCAGGGCCTTGAttggcagagaggggaggaggaagggggagacagagctggGCGGGGGATTGGCCTTCGTGGCGGGCGGCGAGGAGGTGGGCGGAGATCCTTTCAGTGCTGCGGCCACCGGGGAACCCTGAGAAGCCGTTTTTGGTTTCGGCGGCGTCGCGACTTTCGCCACGGgcttggaggaagaggaggagcgttTTTCCTTGGCCGTGACTTTCTTCGTCGAGGTGGTCGCGGACaagggaggtgtgaggagaTGGTCGGGGAGGGAGCCATCTCGCTCCTGGACGATGCGGTAGAGGAGGCTGATGGGAGCGCCGCTCGTCTCCGACAGGGTCACTCCCAGCTGGCGCAGGTGCAGGCGGGCGTGGCTGGAGAGGCCGCGGCGGGACTCGAAGTAGGTCccgcacacctcacacatgaCCGGGCCCGAAGACGCTTTGAGACGGGTTGAAAGTACAGAGAAACAGGACATCAAGGAACCTGTCACGGGCTCAGTGCAATGTTTACGCTGCAGAACGTGCACGTTTCATAAAAACATGATCATCTTGTTTTATAATCTTTCAATTATAAACCTCAATCGTTCATTCATAAACCTCACCATTCTGTTGAGGTTTGTCTATGTATAGATCTATGCCACGCCCACAGTGGAGCTCTCACCTTTAGTGTCCGTGGCTGTGGACATCTTGTTGGGTTTGATTCCAGGTTTGAAGATAGACCTGTCCTAATACTTACTGTTCCTTTCAACatcagagagaaaacaaagtATTAATCACTAGGGTAACAGTAACTTCAGCGTCTGACGTATTAAATGACAGTGAGTTAAGGGAGTCCTGTAGTTTGAATGCATTTTTGAAAGGACTGAAGCTTCTATCATTTCCATCACACTGGCCTCAAGACTTCCTGAAAGAACAGTCACAGACAACATGCTCCATTCTAGCTAACCTAGCTAAACAAGAGATATTACGCTATTTGCAACAGCATGATGTTCCATTTAATCACACGTTTAAATTAGTTATCTATGCATTTTGTATGTTGTTTTCTAGTCAGCTTGTGCAAGTATAGCTAGCTACAGTTGCTAGACTATgacattagctagctagttagctaacgtTGGTCAAATAAGCGCTTATCGCTGCACTGGACAATACTGTTGGACTACAGCTAACTGCTGCAAGATGTATATGCCTTCTATCTTAATGAATAATCTATATGTACAGAATATGTACAAACTCACGGAATATGGAATATTGTTTTCTTGATATGCCAGTTTTGATAGTTTGATAACACAAAACACCACCGACTCAAAAGTACTTCCGGATCACAACTTTGATACAATCCACAATGGAAGCTAAACAAAGGTTTCTGCCAATATTTCTTAATAAAATCAATCCGTAAATAAAACTCAATTGTCACTGAATCTTAAAAAGTTTAGAAAGATTTAGAAAACAAAATGTTCTTCTCATTTTAGCTTTAGTacaacttttattttgaaatcaaGTGTAGGGGATTTATTTTCCACTTCTCTCTTCTGCTTGCCTTTTCTACCACTCACGCGCAGCCGTCTCTCCTGACTGCAGCTGAACTCATATTTCCAAACTACACTTCAGTCCTTAAAAACgtatgtatattttatatgtgtCTATTCCGTCCGTTTGGCGTTGGATTTTCAGTGATATCATATGCATGCTTGCGTTTTTCAAAAGTCTTCGCTTTTGGTCAAGTTGTGTGCAGTGCACCAAACAAAAGAAATCGGATAGCacctagctaatgttagctgttGTAGCCAGTGAAGTAGGACaaatccttctcctcccctcttttgaCTGGGGCCTCTTTCTAGATAGCTACATCGTTCTTTGCCCCTTTGTCACATATTGTGCTAGACGGTATAGATGACGTGTGGCAGTTTATTTTTATGGCTTAGCTCGCTAACTATCTGCAAAGGAATTGCATTGACTGTGTTTAATGGGAAATTCCTGCAGTACAAGTAGCAATTGTCATACATTCGTTGCATGTATACACAGTCGCGCGTGCAAACTGACTGTAAAGAGTACATTGCAATGTCACGCGGCCTGTGTCTCAGATTGAATCAAAGGAATCCCATTCAGTTGTACTTATTTTTATGAGACAGGTTTATTAGGATACTGGGCCATCCAGTTATCTGCTGTGCTCATATGGCGAAACTGCCAACGGGAAGGTTGCTACCTCGGGTTATAAAGAATGGTAAAAGTCTGGAGGATGCGGAATTTAGATTTTGATATGAACTTGCACTTCACATCTCCCTCTTATGCAAGCCTCTTGTAACAAAAACCTTTGTTCCCTTCCCAACCCCCTGAACAACTGACTGGCATGTGACCAGGCTTGGTTTGCCTCACTGACCCGGCTTTGTGCTAATACTCTTATCAAATACATCTATCAGCCTAGAAGGCCAAAGGCTAAGAATGTTTTTAAACGGTACAAGGACATTCATTTACGGCCATGTGCATGCAGCCATTCATTTAGGTTTAAAGTACCTTTTCAAGCGATCTAATCGATTTGACGAAAAACTGGGGCTTAGTTTGAACTGGCTATTGACAGACTCCTCCCACGGGTAGTGTTGAAGTTCATATTTGTAGCTGTGCATGGACTGTTCTGTTGACTTAAATATCTGTCTTTGCCAGTGAGCCACCGTAACCATGTCTTCGGGAAATGCCAAGATTGGCCAGGCTGCCCCGCAGTTCAAAGCCACGGCCGTCGTGGACGGACAGTTCAAAGACATTCAGCTGTCCGACTACAAAGGTGAGGAGAGTCATTCTCGTTCATGTCCGTCACTTTGCTTGGGCAACAGTTGGCACTCGTAATACGATTGCATGCAGCTTCATGCAAATCTGCCTACTTTACAAGGACTGCAATATTGCGTAACCAGTTGTGCGTGGAAAGATTCTTGTATCGGACCCTTCAGTTTAGGATTGATGGCCACGTGCATTCCACTGTATGTTTCACGTGTGCGTTGGACATCTCCTTTGACTGTCCAGTTTTTGGAATTGTAACATACTCAGAACCCCTTTCTCCCCAACGCTCTTTCATtcaccccccctttctctctccttctgtcatgctccctctctctcgccatctCTGCATCTCCTCCTCTAGGGAAGTACGTGGTGTTCTTCTTCTACCCCCTGGACTTCACCTTTGTCTGCCCTACCGAGATCGTGGCCTTCAGCGACAGGGCCGCGGACTTCCGCAAGATTGGCTGCGAGGTCATCGCCGCCTCCACAGACTCCCACTTCAGTCACCTGGCATGGTGAGTTCTGGGATTTGGAGTCAGCCATGGCAGAATTGGGAAAGGATGACGAAATACAGCTTTCCGTTTTTCGTGGACAGTTTATAAACGTTCTATTTATTTTACAATTTCAaattctttaaaaaaatgtaaatattgacTTGTGATTGGTTAAGACCTGTCTAGACCGTGTTTGTAGGTCACGCCCACTCATGCCGTGTCTTCTGTTGCTCTGCACAAGGGTGATAAGACACTGGCCTGATATCGGTCATAACGGTCACCGTGGTCTTTCCAACTTGCTTTCTAGAAACATCCTCGACCATGAGGTCACTGAAGATTTCATAAGAGTGTATTTGTAGGCATTGGAAGCTGTATATATAGCTGATGCTCTATTATTACCTGAAGAATTTCAGCTCCAACAATGTTGCTAATGAAGAGGACATTTGGGCCTCTTATGGTAATTTATATTAAGTACACAGTCTAAGACCAAGTGTAGAACTGCCTAGTCATGGATCAGATGGGATCTGCGGACACACTGCAAAATTCAACTCGCTCCAAACTGTCGACGACAGTCAAATTTCTGTCATCAAGTCTAATTTCACCTGCATCAGCCTTTATGAGCAGCAACGGGGGTTTAAACGTGCAGCCTGTTGTAACACGTGCTATAATCGTCGTGTCCGCCTTCTCTTAGGATCAACACACCCAGGAAACAGGGTGGCCTGGGCCCCATGAGCATCCCCCTGGTGGCCGACCTCACCCAGTCCATCTCCAGGGACTATGGCGTGCTGAAGGAGGAGGACGGAATCGCATATAGGTCAGTGGCGACGTGGGTGCGTGGGTGCGGGATTACGGGTGTGATCACGCACTCACAACGTTGCAGTGAAAACAGCCACCACCCTTAACCTACTCGGGTGAGGTGACTCCAAAACACAGGCGCTGACGtgtcctgcttctctctctctctctccctctctctccctctttatctctgtcactctttctttctctcaccccccctctccacctctctccctctttctttatctgtcactctctccctccctctttctctcacccccctccctctcctcctccctttttctctctctctctctctctctctctctctctctctctctctctatccatccctcgTCCCTCCTTAGGGGTCTGTTTGTGATTGACGACAAGGGCATCCTGAGGCAGATCACCATCAACGACCTGCCCGTCGGTCGCTCCGTGGACGAGACCCTGCGCCTGGTCCAGGCCTTCCAGCACACCGACAAATACGGAGAGGGTGAGTGGGCCCCGGGGAGGGGAGCTCCGCAGTTGGATTGGTCAAGACGCATCGGTGGGCCAGTATGTTTTTGTGGGACAGGTGGAGTCACCTGGATGATTGACAGATCACACGTCCTATTAAATGACTGCTTTGTGTCCTTGTATGCTGCCTGCGTTTTTTGGGGGATTGTGGTCAAATGTCCCATGATTACTACCTCATCCTACTCTTTGGTGTTCTAACTGTTTTGGGCTTGATGGAATCCGTTTGTGTCAGTCGCTCATGGCCCCTCCCCTTTTCTGTGCAGTGTGCCCCGCTGGCTGGAAGCCAGGAAGTGACACCATCGTCCCCGACGTACAGAAGAGCAAGGAGTTCTTCTCCAAACAGTAAAAACCTCAAAGCCTCTCACTCTCGGAAATGTCATCCTAGCACTTAACCTTCAGATGGGagttcctctcacccctctaccAACCTACTCAGCAGTCTTGGCGTCCAAcgaaccacacacacttgcatgtttttgttttgttgagtGAATCTCTTAACTGCTCTTGGTGTCGTTCCAACTTTAAATCTCTGTGTGAATGATGAGCTACTggtggaaagaaaaaaaatgatataGTCCCAAGCACTGAAATGTATTTGtcagttttcttttcttttttcttttttaaatattaCAACGAAAGTATTTTGTACCTCGGAATTGTTAACTGAATCAGTTTACCATCACATGATTACCACCGTGAAAATTATTTACCTTTAGAACATGTTGGCCGTGTTTGGTGTCTGACAAATAAACCAAGTTGAAGGAACCGAATTGAAGGATTTGTGCTTTGTCATTAAGCTGATTAAATATTGTCCACTAGGTGGAGCTACAGCATTTATTGAGATTTATGGATTGGATGACTACGTTTATACTGGGGTTTTGGCTTGTCAGTGCATGATCTTCATAGGCATTCTTGTTACACGTCCTTTCTATGTAATCGGCAAGCAACCTTGTTATTTATACATGCTTGACTAAATGGCAGCCCATTTCAGTTACATTTCTAGATATCTCGGATAAAACGTCCACCAGGCTTTTAGTCAATTTTACGCTGCAGTTTGTTTTGTTGAGATGTTACACTGGCTGAGTTGGAATGTCCGTTTGTCTATTTGTTAACTATTTGCTGATGATTTACTTTTCATATTGTTATCCTCAGAAAATCATCAATGGCACTGTTTCAGCGTTATTTTCATTTTAACTGGCAGCTTCAACACCATATGTTTTGCCTCTGGAAATTCTGGCTTATGAAGTTCTATTTTTATCTTCGTTATAATTCTCAGAGCAGTTGTTATGGGAACTTAAAAGCGGCCTTGAGTGTTTGGGGAAACTCCCCAAACTGTAATAGACTCTTGACAAACCCATTTATTCACCGGCATACTATTCGTAGATATATACCGCTGTTTGACTGGCAATGTGGGTGGGGGTTCCCGGAAATCTTTCCTTCGAATGACGTACGACAAAAAGAAAAGCCCATATATGGACATACGTCTGTACGTCAGTACGGGAAACAACCAACGCGGATACGTCTCCGACGTCAAGGCCCGCTTCTGTTGTAACATCAGTGTAGGCAACATTAAAATTGCTGGAAAGATAACTGATTAAAATGCGTGGGTTCCTCAGCTATTATGTAAACAGTCCTGTTTCTTTTAAGTGGGCGAAACTAAAGCTGAAGTTTGAAACAGTTACCTATATCCATTTCAAATCGGGCAGAAAAGAAAAAGACTGCGCATAGCCTATATATTTAAACGTATTtacttaatatatatataatatatatactgtacaagTACAAAAAGACATGATCAGGATCAACCTGACACACAAAATAACTTACAATGGAATGTATCACGGTTGACAATTGTCAAAGTAAAATTGTAAACAGGCAAAGCCAACGAGATGACACTTCAACTAATAAAAATGTACCGAGTGTTCTTATGGTTTTCATGGTTTCTACTATTTATGGAAAGGAAACCATAACCAATCTCATTCCCCAATGCAAAGATAACAAAACTCATATTTTCAACATGAAAACACTTAGATGTTAGTCTACATTGATAGCCTAATGATTTCTGTCCCAGTGCTGTAGATGtttctttcttccccccccccccacccctctccccccttttccAGTGTTAATTGTCCATTGTCATTAATAAGACTTGATCTTGGACGTAATCATCAGTTGACAGCCGCTGTTGACATGTGTCATTACTTTTTGTTTGAGTTGGGCCACCTGCTCGCGCAGGACTGAAGCGGTGTTCGATAGCCCTGCATTGTCCGTCTTGAGCCCTTTCACCTTGTCTTCAAGACGTGAGATGCGCTCCAGCTTGCGCCGCCGGCACTTGGTCGCAGCTAGCCGGTTCC contains:
- the prdx2 gene encoding peroxiredoxin-2, giving the protein MSSGNAKIGQAAPQFKATAVVDGQFKDIQLSDYKGKYVVFFFYPLDFTFVCPTEIVAFSDRAADFRKIGCEVIAASTDSHFSHLAWINTPRKQGGLGPMSIPLVADLTQSISRDYGVLKEEDGIAYRGLFVIDDKGILRQITINDLPVGRSVDETLRLVQAFQHTDKYGEVCPAGWKPGSDTIVPDVQKSKEFFSKQ